A genome region from Halorubellus sp. JP-L1 includes the following:
- the argC gene encoding N-acetyl-gamma-glutamyl-phosphate reductase, which produces MAATPTGDVDVDAEAVSASIVGASGFAGGELLRILAGHPEFELAQATSREYAGKSVGSVHPPLRGTDLRFSEPGDLESVDVLFTATPHGVTMEHIDAYQDAADLVVDLSADFRLDTEAQYDEWYDGHSRPELLADAEYALPEVNRENLAGADVIASGGCNATATILGLYPLAEAGVLDDAEVVVDVKVGSSEGGAGGGKASSHAERSGVVRPYAPTGHRHEAEIEQWLGQSVSFTCHAVDMVRGASATCHVFPDSPVSNGDLWSAYRGEYEDEPFVRLQAGGSSTYRYPEPKAVAGTNHAEVGFELDPSNERVVVFSAIDNVTKGSAGQAVHAANVALGFEETAGLEFAGLHPVGSP; this is translated from the coding sequence ATGGCAGCCACGCCCACCGGCGACGTGGACGTCGACGCGGAGGCGGTGTCGGCGAGCATCGTCGGCGCGAGCGGGTTCGCGGGCGGCGAACTCCTGCGCATCCTCGCGGGCCACCCCGAGTTCGAGCTCGCGCAGGCGACGAGCCGCGAGTACGCCGGGAAGTCCGTGGGGAGCGTCCACCCGCCGCTTCGCGGGACCGACCTCCGGTTCAGCGAGCCCGGCGACCTCGAGAGCGTGGACGTGCTGTTCACGGCGACGCCGCACGGCGTCACGATGGAGCACATCGACGCGTACCAGGACGCCGCGGACCTCGTCGTCGACCTGTCGGCGGACTTCCGGCTCGACACCGAAGCGCAGTACGACGAGTGGTACGACGGCCACTCGCGTCCCGAACTCCTCGCGGACGCCGAGTACGCGCTCCCCGAAGTCAACCGCGAGAACCTCGCGGGCGCGGACGTCATCGCGAGCGGTGGCTGCAACGCGACCGCGACCATCCTCGGCCTCTATCCCCTGGCGGAAGCCGGCGTGCTCGACGACGCCGAGGTCGTCGTCGACGTGAAGGTCGGGTCGAGCGAGGGCGGCGCCGGCGGCGGCAAGGCCTCGAGCCACGCGGAGCGCTCGGGCGTCGTGCGTCCGTACGCGCCCACCGGGCACCGCCACGAGGCCGAGATCGAGCAGTGGTTGGGGCAGTCAGTATCGTTCACGTGCCACGCCGTCGACATGGTCCGCGGTGCGAGCGCGACCTGTCACGTGTTCCCGGACAGCCCGGTTTCCAACGGCGACCTCTGGTCGGCGTACCGCGGCGAGTACGAGGACGAACCGTTCGTGCGCCTGCAGGCCGGCGGCTCCAGCACCTATCGCTACCCGGAGCCGAAGGCGGTCGCGGGCACGAACCACGCCGAGGTCGGGTTCGAGCTCGACCCGTCGAACGAGCGCGTCGTCGTGTTCTCCGCGATCGACAACGTCACGAAGGGGTCGGCGGGACAGGCCGTGCACGCGGCGAACGTCGCGCTCGGGTTCGAGGAGACCGCCGGCCTCGAGTTCGCGGGCCTGCACCCCGTGGGGAGTCCCTGA
- a CDS encoding acetylglutamate/acetylaminoadipate kinase: MTVVVKIGGARAVDPDGALADVAELVASGERVVVVHGGSTAVDETLEDLGEEPEYVETPGGVVGRFTDERTMEVFEMVLPGKLNTDLTAGLLNEGVDAVGLSGVDGGLLTGPRKSAVRVLEDGKKKIKRGDHSGKIESVDAALLEALFDAGRTPVVTVPMLGVDGAASVDDAVADDGAELVPVNADADRAAAAIAGTLGAELVVLTDVAGVYADPEDASTRIDRVVTPEGWNDLQSAAEGFMTKKVMAAEEALDGGAASVAVASANADAPVTSALDGDATTILPGALQSGDDSEAEVSAQ, from the coding sequence GTGACCGTCGTCGTGAAGATCGGCGGCGCTCGCGCGGTCGATCCCGACGGTGCGCTCGCGGACGTGGCGGAACTGGTCGCCAGTGGAGAGCGGGTCGTCGTCGTCCACGGCGGCTCGACGGCGGTCGACGAGACGCTCGAGGACCTCGGCGAGGAGCCCGAGTACGTCGAGACGCCCGGCGGCGTCGTCGGGCGGTTCACGGACGAACGCACGATGGAGGTCTTCGAGATGGTGCTGCCCGGGAAGCTCAACACGGACCTGACCGCTGGCCTCCTGAACGAGGGCGTGGACGCGGTCGGCCTCTCCGGCGTCGACGGCGGCCTCCTGACCGGGCCCCGCAAATCTGCGGTCAGAGTCCTCGAAGACGGCAAGAAGAAGATCAAGCGCGGCGACCACTCCGGGAAGATCGAGTCGGTCGACGCGGCCCTCCTGGAGGCGCTGTTCGACGCCGGGCGCACGCCCGTCGTCACGGTCCCGATGCTCGGCGTGGACGGTGCGGCGAGCGTCGACGACGCCGTCGCCGACGACGGCGCCGAACTGGTTCCCGTGAACGCGGACGCCGACCGCGCGGCCGCCGCCATCGCGGGCACACTCGGGGCGGAGCTCGTCGTGCTCACGGACGTCGCGGGCGTCTACGCGGACCCCGAGGACGCGAGCACGCGCATCGACAGGGTCGTGACACCCGAAGGGTGGAACGACCTCCAGTCGGCCGCGGAGGGGTTCATGACGAAGAAGGTCATGGCCGCCGAGGAGGCGCTCGACGGCGGCGCGGCGAGCGTCGCGGTGGCGAGCGCGAACGCCGACGCCCCGGTGACGAGCGCGCTCGACGGCGACGCGACGACGATCCTGCCCGGTGCACTGCAGTCGGGAGACGATTCCGAAGCGGAGGTGTCGGCGCAGTGA
- a CDS encoding aminotransferase class III-fold pyridoxal phosphate-dependent enzyme, translated as MSGFVFSEKPISIERGEDVHVYDDAGTEYLDFGASYACTPAGHCHPEVVDAVRSQAGELLYAQASYGNAQRDVLYERLAAFAPDGLDNVWLCNSGTEANEAALKFARSATGREKIVAAKRAFHGRTMGALAATWKAKYKAPYEPVMPGVEFVDYGDEDALAEAVDDETAAVVLEPVQGEGGVHPAPEGYLQAAQDLTDDAGAALVLDEIQTGVGRTGTHWACQSRDVTPDILTAAKGLASGLPLGATVCADWVAEGAASHGSTFSGNPLVAAAATATLDVVEGEGLAANASEVGAHLQSELSELPVRDVRGEGLMVGVEVKRGANRLLKGLAIEHKVLALPAGRTVVRLLPPLSATTEHADAVVDALGDVLAEVSA; from the coding sequence GTGAGCGGCTTCGTGTTCAGCGAGAAGCCGATCAGCATCGAGCGCGGCGAGGACGTCCACGTCTACGACGACGCGGGCACCGAGTACCTCGACTTCGGCGCGAGTTACGCGTGCACGCCCGCCGGGCACTGCCACCCCGAGGTCGTCGACGCCGTCCGTTCGCAGGCCGGCGAGTTGCTGTACGCGCAGGCGAGCTACGGGAACGCCCAGCGCGACGTGCTCTACGAGCGTCTCGCGGCGTTCGCGCCCGACGGCCTGGACAACGTCTGGCTCTGCAATTCCGGTACCGAAGCGAACGAGGCGGCGCTGAAGTTCGCGCGCTCGGCGACCGGCCGCGAGAAGATCGTCGCCGCGAAGCGCGCGTTCCACGGCCGCACGATGGGCGCGCTCGCGGCGACGTGGAAGGCGAAGTACAAGGCGCCGTACGAGCCCGTGATGCCGGGCGTCGAGTTCGTCGACTACGGCGACGAAGACGCCCTGGCCGAAGCAGTGGACGACGAGACCGCCGCCGTCGTCCTCGAACCCGTCCAGGGCGAGGGCGGCGTGCATCCCGCACCGGAGGGCTACCTGCAGGCGGCCCAGGACCTGACGGACGACGCGGGCGCGGCGCTCGTCCTGGACGAGATCCAGACGGGCGTCGGCCGCACGGGCACGCACTGGGCGTGCCAATCGCGCGACGTCACCCCCGACATCCTGACGGCGGCGAAGGGGCTCGCGAGCGGCCTCCCGCTCGGCGCGACCGTCTGCGCGGACTGGGTCGCCGAGGGCGCCGCCTCGCACGGGTCGACGTTCTCCGGGAACCCCCTCGTCGCCGCCGCGGCGACCGCGACGCTCGACGTCGTCGAGGGCGAGGGCCTCGCCGCGAACGCGAGCGAGGTCGGCGCACACCTCCAGTCCGAACTATCAGAGCTCCCCGTGCGGGACGTCCGCGGCGAGGGCCTCATGGTCGGCGTCGAGGTGAAGCGCGGCGCGAACCGCCTCCTGAAGGGCCTCGCCATCGAGCACAAGGTGCTCGCGCTGCCCGCGGGCCGCACGGTCGTTCGCTTGCTCCCGCCGCTCTCCGCGACGACAGAGCACGCCGACGCCGTCGTCGACGCGCTCGGGGACGTCCTCGCGGAGGTGTCGGCGTGA
- a CDS encoding [LysW]-lysine hydrolase produces MTDANATGATGTPTDAVDEATNDVSTAEARELVADLVATPSPSGEEVAAAERLAAFFESHDREVWLDDVGNVRAPANDWVLLTSHVDTVPGDVPTCITDADATLTDAETVANDAEAVANDADVATTAESDDATLPTDGTTLVDDDAVLWGRGSVDATGPLAAMAVAAVETGASFVGVVGEETTSRGAHHLVADRDAPDAVVNGEPSGWDALTLGYRGFVAATYEVATEAAHSSLPDLNAVEHATAWVEDVKDAFESPLGPGADEHEDASVFESVTVKPVMVDAGTEPGGNAVTATVDCQFRIPPGTDAEEIEATVDAVTRRGVVEFGDAIPPHVASPRTELGRAFRTAIRRAGGEPSLLRKTGTADANLYDAAWDCPVATYGPGDSSLDHSPDEHLALADYDRAVAVLESVVASQQ; encoded by the coding sequence ATGACGGACGCGAACGCGACCGGCGCGACGGGAACGCCCACCGACGCCGTGGACGAGGCGACGAACGACGTCTCCACGGCGGAAGCGCGCGAACTCGTCGCTGACCTCGTCGCCACCCCGTCGCCCTCGGGCGAGGAGGTGGCGGCCGCGGAACGCCTCGCGGCGTTCTTCGAGTCCCACGACCGCGAGGTCTGGCTAGACGACGTCGGGAACGTCCGCGCGCCCGCGAACGACTGGGTGCTCCTCACGAGCCACGTCGACACCGTCCCCGGCGACGTCCCGACGTGCATCACGGACGCCGACGCGACGCTCACCGACGCAGAGACGGTCGCGAACGACGCGGAAGCAGTCGCGAACGACGCCGATGTCGCCACGACCGCGGAGAGCGACGACGCGACGCTCCCGACGGACGGGACGACGCTCGTCGACGACGACGCGGTCCTCTGGGGGCGCGGAAGCGTGGACGCGACGGGGCCGCTGGCGGCGATGGCGGTCGCTGCCGTCGAGACCGGCGCGTCGTTCGTCGGCGTCGTCGGCGAAGAGACCACGAGTCGCGGCGCACACCACCTCGTCGCGGACCGCGACGCGCCCGACGCCGTCGTGAACGGCGAACCCTCGGGCTGGGACGCGCTCACGCTCGGGTACCGCGGGTTCGTCGCCGCGACCTACGAGGTCGCGACCGAGGCCGCGCACTCCTCGCTCCCCGACCTGAACGCCGTCGAGCACGCGACCGCGTGGGTCGAGGACGTCAAGGACGCGTTCGAGAGTCCGCTCGGCCCCGGCGCAGACGAACACGAAGATGCGTCCGTGTTCGAGTCCGTGACGGTCAAGCCCGTGATGGTCGACGCCGGCACCGAACCCGGCGGGAACGCGGTGACGGCGACGGTCGACTGCCAGTTCCGCATCCCACCTGGGACCGACGCCGAGGAGATCGAAGCGACCGTGGACGCAGTCACGCGCCGCGGCGTCGTCGAGTTCGGGGACGCCATCCCGCCGCACGTCGCGAGCCCCCGGACCGAACTCGGGCGGGCGTTCCGCACCGCGATCAGGCGAGCGGGGGGCGAGCCCAGCCTCCTCCGCAAGACCGGTACCGCCGACGCGAACCTCTACGACGCCGCGTGGGACTGCCCCGTCGCCACGTACGGCCCCGGGGACTCCTCGCTCGACCACTCGCCCGACGAACACCTCGCGCTCGCCGACTACGACCGCGCCGTCGCGGTCCTCGAGTCGGTCGTCGCGAGCCAGCAGTGA
- the argF gene encoding ornithine carbamoyltransferase: MSTPTADPSTASSPEPPAHVLDVDDLSVETFHAVLADAADYQQSLAAGTPHRDLPEHTLGMLFEKPSTRTRMSFETGMTQLGGHAVFLGPDATHLGHGEPLKDTARALSGYADALAIRTFDHDAIETIAAYADVPVVNALTDDAHPCQALADLLTIQQAFDDDFEDASVAWVGDGNNVAASFAIACAMAGVDCTIATPEGHGLDQDVLDRAAAVGPAPTVTHDFEAAVADVDVIETDVWVSMGEDDDKREAFDGWTVTADVLEAADAKFMHCLPANRGEEVTDAAIESERSLVWQQAENRLHVQKALLVELLS, from the coding sequence ATGAGCACGCCGACAGCCGACCCGTCGACCGCATCGAGCCCAGAGCCACCCGCGCACGTCCTCGACGTGGACGACCTGAGCGTGGAGACGTTCCACGCCGTTCTCGCGGACGCCGCCGACTACCAGCAGTCGCTCGCGGCCGGCACCCCGCATCGCGACCTCCCCGAGCACACGCTCGGGATGCTGTTCGAGAAGCCCTCGACGCGAACGCGGATGAGCTTCGAGACGGGGATGACCCAGCTCGGCGGGCACGCGGTATTCCTCGGCCCGGACGCGACGCACCTCGGGCACGGCGAGCCCCTGAAGGACACCGCGCGCGCGCTCTCGGGGTACGCGGACGCGCTCGCCATCCGGACGTTCGACCACGACGCCATCGAGACGATCGCGGCGTACGCGGACGTCCCGGTCGTGAACGCGCTCACGGACGACGCCCACCCCTGTCAGGCCCTCGCGGACCTCCTGACGATCCAGCAGGCGTTCGACGACGACTTCGAGGACGCGTCGGTGGCGTGGGTCGGCGACGGGAACAACGTCGCCGCGTCGTTCGCGATCGCGTGCGCGATGGCGGGCGTCGACTGCACGATCGCAACCCCGGAGGGCCACGGGCTCGATCAGGACGTCCTCGATCGCGCCGCCGCCGTCGGCCCGGCACCCACGGTCACGCACGACTTCGAGGCGGCAGTCGCTGACGTCGACGTGATCGAGACGGACGTCTGGGTGAGCATGGGCGAGGACGACGACAAGCGCGAGGCGTTCGACGGCTGGACCGTCACCGCGGACGTCCTCGAAGCCGCGGACGCGAAGTTCATGCACTGCCTGCCCGCGAACCGCGGCGAGGAGGTCACCGACGCCGCCATCGAGAGCGAGCGCTCGCTCGTCTGGCAGCAGGCCGAGAACCGCCTGCACGTCCAGAAGGCGCTCCTGGTCGAACTCCTCTCCTGA
- a CDS encoding Gfo/Idh/MocA family protein encodes MTTSDALSVGFLGYRFMGKAHANALARLPMFFPDAPAVERDVLVGTDEDALDEWTDRLGFERYATDWRDVVDDVDVLYNLAPNFLHVEPTVAALEAGTHVLCEKPLAPTLAGAERMRDAARESDAVAGCAFNYRFVPAIQYARNLIASGDLGEIRQVRGSYLQDWLVDPDEPWSWRNDAELAGSGALGDLGAHTVDLASFLVGDRVGAPERVSGHLRTFVDERPVEDDGGDGRGNGDDDGGDSDAETKPVTVDDAYSAQVEYESGAMGTFEASRMATGHTNDHSIAVHGTDGSVRFSLERLNELEVHAGDSRGFETVLVTDESDPYVEHWWPPGHVLGWEHTFVHENAEFLAQVPASEAGAATAVDSNVATFDSAFDVQRVLDAVAASDDRGEWVRVDDVSP; translated from the coding sequence ATGACGACGAGCGACGCGCTCTCCGTCGGCTTCCTCGGGTATCGCTTCATGGGCAAGGCGCACGCGAACGCGCTCGCTCGACTCCCGATGTTCTTCCCGGACGCCCCGGCGGTCGAGCGCGACGTCCTCGTCGGCACCGACGAGGACGCGCTCGACGAGTGGACCGACCGCCTCGGGTTCGAGCGGTACGCGACCGACTGGCGCGACGTCGTCGACGACGTCGACGTCCTCTACAACCTCGCCCCGAACTTCCTGCACGTCGAGCCGACCGTCGCGGCGCTCGAAGCGGGCACGCACGTGCTCTGCGAGAAGCCGCTCGCACCGACGCTCGCCGGCGCCGAGCGGATGCGCGACGCCGCTCGCGAGAGCGACGCCGTCGCGGGCTGTGCGTTCAACTACCGGTTCGTGCCCGCCATCCAGTACGCGCGGAACCTGATCGCGAGCGGCGACCTCGGCGAGATACGGCAGGTCCGCGGGTCGTACCTCCAGGACTGGCTCGTCGACCCCGACGAGCCCTGGTCGTGGCGGAACGACGCCGAACTCGCCGGCAGCGGCGCGCTCGGTGACCTCGGCGCGCACACCGTCGACCTCGCTTCCTTCCTCGTCGGCGACCGCGTCGGCGCGCCCGAACGCGTCAGCGGCCACCTGCGGACGTTCGTCGACGAGCGTCCCGTCGAGGACGACGGCGGCGACGGCCGCGGGAACGGCGACGACGACGGGGGCGATAGCGACGCGGAGACGAAGCCCGTGACGGTCGACGACGCGTACTCGGCGCAGGTCGAGTACGAGAGCGGCGCGATGGGGACGTTCGAGGCGTCCCGGATGGCGACCGGGCACACGAACGACCACAGCATCGCGGTCCACGGCACCGACGGCAGCGTCCGGTTCTCGCTCGAGCGACTCAACGAACTCGAGGTGCACGCGGGGGACTCGCGGGGGTTCGAGACGGTGCTCGTCACCGACGAGAGCGACCCGTACGTCGAGCACTGGTGGCCGCCCGGGCACGTCCTCGGGTGGGAGCACACGTTCGTCCACGAGAACGCCGAGTTCCTCGCGCAAGTCCCCGCGAGCGAGGCCGGCGCCGCGACCGCGGTCGACTCGAACGTCGCGACGTTCGACTCCGCGTTCGACGTCCAGCGCGTGCTCGACGCCGTCGCGGCGAGCGACGACCGCGGCGAGTGGGTGCGCGTCGACGACGTCTCGCCGTAG
- a CDS encoding histidine kinase: protein MSETATQTETGTDARLAEWQAGVIGGVLGGVVMAVLYSAFQPSFLTDAVPGIYGLDGAGGIVGWTLHVSHAAVLGVVFAFAFDAVEGAEWRLPNTTAVSVVLALTVWAFAALLVDQVGIWNTGVAPAPASFDVTLLGFVTHLAYGLVVGVTAALLR from the coding sequence ATGTCCGAGACGGCAACGCAGACAGAGACCGGTACCGACGCGAGACTGGCCGAGTGGCAGGCCGGCGTCATCGGCGGCGTCCTCGGTGGCGTCGTCATGGCCGTCCTCTACTCGGCGTTCCAGCCGTCGTTCCTCACCGACGCCGTCCCCGGCATCTACGGCCTCGACGGCGCCGGCGGCATCGTCGGATGGACGTTGCACGTCTCGCACGCGGCGGTCCTCGGCGTCGTCTTCGCGTTCGCGTTCGACGCCGTCGAGGGCGCCGAGTGGCGACTCCCGAACACGACGGCCGTCAGCGTCGTGCTCGCACTCACCGTGTGGGCGTTCGCCGCGCTCCTCGTCGACCAGGTCGGGATCTGGAACACCGGCGTCGCGCCGGCGCCCGCGTCGTTCGACGTGACGCTACTCGGGTTCGTCACGCACCTCGCGTACGGTCTCGTCGTCGGCGTCACCGCCGCACTCCTCCGCTGA
- a CDS encoding helix-turn-helix domain-containing protein, translated as MTDQRPDLGDLLEQPDPTFESVLSCVFGIQDHEVRTYVALLETPGSTVEELASEMDRDRSNVNRSLSTLLDSGLADRNRRLLDAGGYVYQYTATDLPDAKDLLHDALDEWTDTVHDVIDEFDGD; from the coding sequence ATGACCGACCAGCGTCCGGACCTCGGGGACCTCCTCGAGCAACCCGACCCGACGTTCGAGAGCGTCCTCAGTTGCGTGTTCGGCATCCAGGACCACGAGGTCCGCACGTACGTCGCACTCCTCGAGACCCCCGGGAGTACCGTCGAGGAGCTGGCGTCGGAGATGGACCGCGACCGCTCGAACGTCAACCGGTCGCTCTCGACCCTCCTCGACAGCGGCCTCGCGGACAGGAATCGACGCTTGCTCGACGCCGGCGGCTACGTCTACCAGTACACCGCCACTGATCTCCCCGACGCCAAGGACTTGCTGCACGACGCACTCGACGAGTGGACCGACACCGTTCACGACGTCATCGACGAATTCGACGGGGACTGA
- a CDS encoding PQQ-binding-like beta-propeller repeat protein produces MTSPSTSTADSDSDASGRSRRAVLATAGTAIAGALAGCSALGGGTTPSSFADGDWHSFGNAPGNQNHVAGGAPEPTDHAVLASANFPYAPPVVHDDVVYFATERTVHAVAVDGTDAWATPVAAGTDERRWVSGTPAIDPDHGRLYVPTRVVPRSDGPDPAPAYVTAFALDDGDPTWTTRVGDGRTYGVTVDVRDVYVRSATACVRLGPDGSEHWRTPMEPLEYDEYRLGDDFATQVAPAVENTGVYVPDRNALVKLEPGTGDERWRVDAKTPHAAPVLDDGGVVQTGWQGVVATDRYGDVRWRRDLRSLAAAAVDDTDVYVAGSDLHEIDGATGETNWQTRLSSGELATAAPVVTDESVVVDDDHPVAYRRNADGLLAPDRERWSYTQPHTSTYASPVIAAGKLFAVGPAGLHAFEHATDT; encoded by the coding sequence GTGACCTCGCCCTCCACGTCCACCGCGGACAGCGACAGCGACGCCAGCGGGCGCTCCCGACGTGCGGTCCTCGCGACCGCTGGCACCGCCATCGCTGGCGCACTCGCCGGTTGCAGCGCGCTCGGTGGCGGCACCACGCCGTCGTCGTTCGCCGACGGCGACTGGCACTCGTTCGGGAACGCACCCGGGAATCAGAACCACGTCGCCGGTGGCGCCCCGGAGCCGACCGACCACGCGGTCCTCGCGTCCGCGAACTTCCCGTACGCACCGCCGGTCGTCCACGACGACGTGGTGTACTTCGCGACTGAACGCACCGTTCACGCGGTCGCTGTCGACGGCACCGACGCGTGGGCCACGCCGGTCGCTGCGGGCACCGACGAACGCCGCTGGGTCTCGGGCACGCCCGCAATCGACCCCGACCACGGCCGGCTCTACGTCCCGACAAGGGTCGTCCCGCGGAGCGACGGCCCGGACCCGGCGCCCGCGTACGTGACCGCGTTCGCGCTCGACGACGGCGACCCCACGTGGACGACTCGCGTCGGCGACGGCCGAACGTACGGCGTCACCGTCGACGTCCGCGACGTCTACGTCCGAAGCGCGACCGCGTGCGTCCGGCTCGGCCCCGATGGCAGCGAGCATTGGCGGACGCCCATGGAACCGCTCGAATACGACGAGTACAGGCTCGGTGACGACTTCGCGACGCAGGTCGCGCCCGCCGTCGAGAACACGGGCGTGTACGTCCCCGACCGGAACGCCCTCGTCAAACTCGAACCGGGAACCGGCGACGAACGCTGGCGCGTCGACGCGAAGACGCCGCACGCCGCCCCAGTCCTCGACGACGGCGGCGTCGTCCAGACCGGCTGGCAGGGCGTCGTCGCCACCGACCGCTACGGCGACGTCCGCTGGCGACGCGACCTCCGATCGCTCGCCGCCGCCGCGGTCGACGACACTGACGTCTACGTCGCCGGGAGCGACCTCCACGAGATCGATGGGGCGACCGGCGAGACGAACTGGCAGACGCGCCTCTCCAGCGGCGAACTCGCGACCGCCGCACCGGTCGTCACCGACGAGTCAGTCGTCGTCGACGACGACCACCCGGTCGCGTACCGCCGCAACGCCGACGGCCTGCTCGCCCCCGACCGCGAACGCTGGTCGTACACACAACCACACACCTCCACGTACGCATCGCCCGTCATCGCAGCCGGCAAACTGTTCGCCGTCGGCCCCGCAGGACTGCACGCCTTCGAACACGCCACCGACACCTAG
- the thrC gene encoding threonine synthase, translating into MDSLSLDAPAPAAPSVANDDGVWLACIECGDAYAPFEDVRYTCDCGALLEARYDSLPTFDDFEGRGVWRYSDALPFEVGVTLPEGDTPLHRVPDLEDELGVEALRVKHEGMNPTGAFKDRGMTVGVRVAQELGVDRLACASTGNTSAALSAYGARANMETLVLLPAGKVAAGKVAQASLHGARILEVDGNFDRCLDIVQDLAESGDAYLLNSLNPFRLEGQKTIGLEILEGFRDDYGTFPDRIVLPVGNAGNTAALYKCFRELVQSGALDRDDVPTLTGVQAEGAAPMVEAVREGNDAVRRWDDVETRATAIRIGNPVNAPKALPGIRETGGTAVAVSDEEITRAQRDLAGEGVGVEPASAASLAGARKLREEGTIEDDERVALLTTGHLLKDPDAAAAAGADPEPVPGTTEGVREHLTD; encoded by the coding sequence ATGGATTCGCTCTCACTGGACGCGCCGGCGCCGGCGGCGCCGTCGGTCGCGAACGACGACGGCGTGTGGCTCGCGTGCATCGAGTGCGGCGACGCGTACGCGCCGTTCGAAGACGTGCGGTACACGTGCGACTGCGGCGCGTTGCTCGAAGCGAGATATGATAGCTTGCCGACGTTCGACGACTTCGAGGGCCGCGGCGTCTGGCGGTATTCGGACGCACTCCCGTTCGAGGTGGGCGTGACGCTCCCGGAGGGGGATACGCCCCTGCATCGGGTGCCGGACCTCGAGGACGAACTGGGCGTGGAAGCGTTACGCGTGAAGCACGAGGGCATGAACCCCACTGGAGCGTTCAAGGACCGCGGGATGACCGTCGGCGTCCGCGTCGCCCAGGAACTCGGCGTCGACCGGCTCGCGTGCGCGAGCACCGGGAACACGAGCGCTGCGCTGTCGGCGTACGGCGCTCGCGCGAACATGGAGACCCTGGTCTTGCTGCCGGCGGGGAAGGTCGCGGCGGGGAAGGTTGCGCAGGCGAGCCTGCACGGCGCGCGCATCCTCGAGGTCGACGGGAACTTCGACCGCTGCCTCGACATCGTCCAGGACCTCGCCGAATCCGGCGACGCGTACCTCCTGAACTCGCTGAATCCCTTCCGGCTCGAGGGCCAGAAGACGATCGGCCTCGAGATACTCGAAGGATTCAGGGACGATTACGGGACCTTCCCGGACCGCATCGTGCTCCCGGTGGGGAACGCGGGGAACACGGCGGCGCTGTACAAGTGCTTCCGCGAGCTCGTACAGTCGGGCGCGCTCGACCGCGACGACGTCCCGACGCTCACGGGCGTCCAAGCGGAGGGGGCGGCGCCGATGGTCGAGGCCGTTCGCGAGGGCAACGACGCGGTCCGGCGGTGGGACGACGTGGAGACGCGCGCGACCGCGATCCGCATCGGGAACCCCGTGAACGCGCCGAAGGCGCTCCCGGGCATCCGCGAGACCGGTGGGACCGCGGTCGCCGTGTCGGACGAGGAGATCACGCGAGCGCAGCGCGACCTCGCGGGCGAGGGCGTCGGCGTCGAGCCCGCGAGCGCCGCGAGCCTCGCCGGTGCGCGCAAGCTCCGCGAGGAGGGGACCATCGAGGACGACGAGCGCGTCGCGCTCCTGACGACCGGACACCTCCTGAAGGACCCCGACGCGGCGGCCGCCGCCGGCGCCGACCCCGAGCCGGTGCCGGGGACGACCGAGGGCGTCCGCGAGCACCTGACGGACTGA